The Stratiformator vulcanicus genome has a segment encoding these proteins:
- a CDS encoding PcfJ domain-containing protein, which yields MARTARTIPTKRSDPNRASLSIPMQRHLTELGLESVEAYREWCRQNHFSTKLDKHFRQLRKEREVAKRDAADARLVRKQKARRSKESIIALICSGRVLSGVVEDPVLSHVAAIVTGHSGQKKLPHNVRRSLRALLERIVATHSKLLDRDEQIAAYHSASGNSYVEPLIRIAVQGARWLRPLDEWTPSSHNTRRQFSSLLRHLFVEYEMPEFFEAAWFAANGSLGDQKRQWFLHVGRGRNLRECDLPLRLSKKMAHHVMRAPGDLSIVSALRWGQVLGSGGDERLARAVVATRLGHSFENETFWETVINWLVHNPIVPAEVGPIIDYLQNQRFEEGVVRGPRGQRQRVAPPQPRLTMRGRTADAMLRQVADWHGRLAETGRIEFRDWPACGIAGFEWADDKADRRKPRYWTIRELLSTRELIDEGRRMRHCVATYDECCVCGDSAIFALEVDTLGGIEKALTIEVDLESREIVQARGKGNREPTERELFVVSKWARWTGLTINRYIRD from the coding sequence ATGGCTCGTACGGCCCGAACAATTCCGACCAAGCGCAGCGATCCGAATCGCGCGTCGCTCTCGATCCCGATGCAGCGGCACCTGACCGAGTTGGGGCTTGAATCGGTCGAAGCGTACCGCGAATGGTGCCGGCAGAATCACTTCTCGACGAAGCTCGACAAACACTTCCGCCAATTGCGGAAGGAGCGAGAGGTCGCGAAGCGGGACGCTGCCGATGCGCGCCTGGTTCGCAAACAGAAGGCCCGCCGGTCGAAGGAATCGATCATCGCGCTGATCTGCAGCGGACGCGTGCTGTCGGGCGTCGTCGAAGACCCCGTCCTGAGCCACGTCGCCGCGATCGTGACCGGTCACAGCGGACAGAAGAAGCTGCCCCACAACGTGCGTCGCTCACTGCGCGCTCTGCTCGAGCGTATCGTGGCTACGCACTCCAAGTTGCTCGATCGGGACGAGCAGATTGCCGCCTACCACAGCGCGTCCGGCAACAGCTATGTCGAACCCCTCATCCGGATTGCCGTGCAGGGCGCTCGCTGGCTGCGTCCGCTCGATGAGTGGACGCCTTCGAGCCACAACACCCGTCGCCAATTTTCATCGCTGTTGCGGCATTTGTTCGTCGAATACGAGATGCCGGAGTTCTTCGAGGCGGCTTGGTTTGCGGCAAACGGTTCGTTGGGAGATCAGAAGCGGCAGTGGTTCCTGCATGTCGGCCGCGGTCGAAATCTGCGGGAATGCGACCTGCCGCTGCGACTTTCGAAGAAAATGGCGCATCACGTCATGCGGGCTCCCGGAGATCTGTCGATCGTGTCGGCGCTTCGCTGGGGTCAGGTTCTCGGATCGGGCGGCGACGAACGGCTCGCCCGGGCGGTCGTGGCGACGCGGCTCGGCCATTCATTCGAGAACGAGACGTTTTGGGAAACGGTCATCAATTGGCTCGTCCACAATCCGATCGTTCCGGCCGAGGTCGGGCCGATCATCGACTACCTGCAAAACCAGCGATTTGAAGAGGGCGTCGTGCGCGGCCCGCGAGGGCAGCGGCAACGGGTCGCCCCGCCACAGCCCCGTTTGACGATGCGCGGACGGACCGCCGATGCGATGTTGCGACAGGTCGCCGATTGGCACGGCCGGTTGGCGGAGACCGGCCGGATCGAGTTCCGCGACTGGCCCGCCTGCGGAATTGCCGGCTTCGAGTGGGCCGATGACAAGGCCGACCGCCGCAAACCCCGCTACTGGACGATTCGCGAACTGCTCAGCACACGCGAGTTGATCGACGAGGGTCGCCGGATGAGACACTGCGTCGCAACGTACGACGAATGCTGCGTCTGCGGCGACTCTGCGATTTTCGCCCTTGAAGTCGACACGCTCGGGGGAATTGAAAAAGCCCTGACGATCGAAGTCGACCTCGAGTCCCGAGAAATCGTCCAAGCTCGCGGAAAGGGTAATCGCGAGCCGACGGAGCGAGAGTTGTTCGTCGTGTCAAAATGGGCTCGCTGGACAGGGCTCACAATCAACCGTTACATCCGCGACTAG
- a CDS encoding serine/threonine-protein kinase — MTRGFVMSAGAIQTDFGRYTIERELGSGAMGSVYLAADSQLGRKVALKVPKLDGKQDEEFLARFYREARSAAALSHPSICPVYDVGEHEGRHYIAMAYIDGKPLSALIEGGKTLEPKRAAILTRKIALALHEAHQAGIIHRDLKPGNVMIDHRGEPIVMDFGLARSYGAGAETQVTQHGLVLGTPAYMSPEQLEGIADRIGPQSDVFALGAVLFEMLTGRVPFVGTGSVASIIGEIFSKPTPSPQELRADVPAPLAAICRRALEKDRSERFATMQEFAASLSKFLRKASSGEIPVAETLMLKEKQGLVRSLVAQKQYVAATAVLETVADSRSAAAADWAATELKKVRRKAATGNPTSPATGNHQSNAKNERELPRPVKRKKANDKSDSTLPKWAMVAIPAAAILLIVGLFGGILASSNDPPISNPPLATVEPPVSENETRPRFIDLRPNSKSEQDEVDSRGIDLPPDRSTLPPSVSIPSPPETAIDQESIKSEPDDGSATADSPVDEPMDDTEPDAVTESEPKPDEDNPPRYPDWAEQFVDSLMRFDRNGNGELVANEVPRFVRTIFTKADADGNQRITEQELRDHTLTLPGPPPELGKKPGRPGLPPRRR; from the coding sequence GTGACGCGGGGATTTGTGATGTCGGCAGGGGCGATCCAGACCGATTTCGGACGCTACACGATCGAGCGGGAACTCGGGTCGGGCGCGATGGGCTCCGTTTACCTCGCGGCCGATTCCCAGCTCGGGCGGAAGGTCGCGTTGAAAGTGCCGAAGCTCGACGGCAAACAGGACGAGGAGTTTCTCGCTCGGTTCTATCGCGAGGCTCGATCCGCCGCCGCTCTTTCGCATCCCTCCATCTGCCCGGTCTACGATGTCGGCGAACACGAGGGCCGGCATTACATCGCGATGGCCTATATCGACGGCAAACCGCTGTCGGCATTGATCGAGGGTGGAAAGACGCTGGAGCCGAAGCGGGCTGCGATTTTGACCCGCAAGATCGCGTTGGCTCTGCACGAAGCCCACCAAGCCGGGATCATTCACCGCGATCTCAAGCCGGGCAACGTGATGATCGACCATCGCGGCGAGCCGATCGTGATGGACTTCGGTCTCGCCCGCTCATACGGAGCCGGGGCGGAAACACAGGTCACGCAGCACGGTTTGGTGCTGGGGACGCCCGCTTACATGTCCCCCGAGCAGCTCGAAGGCATTGCGGACAGAATCGGACCTCAAAGTGACGTATTCGCCCTCGGGGCCGTGCTGTTCGAGATGCTCACCGGTCGCGTCCCGTTCGTCGGGACCGGTTCAGTCGCATCGATCATCGGTGAAATTTTCTCCAAGCCGACGCCTTCGCCACAGGAGCTGCGGGCCGATGTGCCGGCCCCTCTGGCCGCGATCTGCCGCCGTGCACTCGAGAAAGATCGGTCGGAACGCTTCGCGACGATGCAGGAGTTTGCCGCGTCGCTGTCGAAGTTTCTTCGAAAGGCAAGCAGCGGCGAGATACCGGTCGCCGAGACGCTGATGCTCAAAGAGAAGCAGGGATTGGTTCGCAGCCTCGTCGCGCAAAAGCAATACGTAGCGGCGACGGCGGTTCTCGAAACGGTGGCCGACTCAAGGTCAGCCGCGGCTGCCGACTGGGCCGCGACCGAACTGAAGAAAGTTCGCCGCAAAGCGGCAACGGGGAATCCAACGTCCCCGGCCACCGGCAATCACCAGTCGAACGCGAAGAACGAGCGAGAACTACCCCGCCCGGTCAAACGAAAGAAGGCAAACGACAAATCTGATTCGACCCTTCCGAAGTGGGCGATGGTGGCGATCCCCGCTGCGGCGATTCTGTTGATTGTCGGGCTGTTCGGCGGAATTCTGGCTTCGTCGAACGATCCGCCGATCTCGAATCCGCCACTCGCGACGGTCGAACCACCGGTGAGCGAAAACGAAACGCGACCGCGGTTTATTGATCTGAGACCGAATTCAAAATCGGAGCAAGACGAAGTCGACTCACGTGGCATCGATCTGCCTCCTGATCGAAGCACCCTGCCCCCGTCGGTCTCGATTCCATCACCTCCGGAAACTGCCATCGATCAGGAATCGATCAAGAGTGAGCCGGATGATGGCAGTGCGACGGCTGACTCACCGGTCGATGAACCAATGGATGATACCGAACCTGACGCTGTGACCGAGAGCGAGCCAAAACCGGATGAAGATAACCCGCCCCGCTACCCCGATTGGGCCGAGCAGTTCGTCGACTCGCTCATGCGGTTTGACCGAAACGGCAACGGCGAACTGGTCGCAAACGAAGTTCCGCGTTTCGTCCGAACAATTTTTACCAAGGCCGATGCGGATGGGAATCAACGCATTACCGAGCAGGAGCTGCGCGACCACACGCTGACATTGCCCGGCCCGCCGCCGGAACTTGGGAAGAAACCGGGACGGCCCGGACTACCCCCGCGGCGGCGTTAA